One segment of Onychomys torridus chromosome 3, mOncTor1.1, whole genome shotgun sequence DNA contains the following:
- the Gp9 gene encoding platelet glycoprotein IX, which produces MTTRGLLFLLWPVATATQDCPKPCTCQALETMGLKVNCEGQGLTSLPALPAHTRQLLLGNNSLRSVPPGAFDHMPQLWNLDVTQNPWHCDCSLTYLRLWLEDHMPEALLHVYCASPDLATRRPLGQLTGYELGSCGWKLPPSWAYSGILWDVALVAVTVLGLVLLAGLLSTFPVPLN; this is translated from the coding sequence ATGACTACCCGGGGACTCCTGTTTCTGCTCTGGCCTGTGGCCACAGCCACCCAAGACTGCCCAAAGCCCTGTACCTGCCAGGCCTTGGAAACCATGGGGTTAAAGGTGAACTGCGAGGGGCAGGGCCTCACATCCCTGCCCGCGCTGCCGGCTCACACTCGCCAGCTCCTCCTGGGCAACAATAGCCTCCGTTCAGTGCCACCAGGTGCCTTCGACCACATGCCTCAGCTGTGGAACCTCGATGTGACACAGAACCCCTGGCACTGTGACTGCAGCCTCACCTACCTGCGCCTCTGGCTGGAGGACCACATGCCTGAGGCCCTGCTACATGTGTACTGTGCCAGCCCTGACCTGGCCACCAGGCGTCCACTGGGCCAGCTGACAGGCTATGAGCTGGGTAGCTGTGGCTGGAAGCTACCACCATCCTGGGCCTATTCAGGGATCTTGTGGGATGTGGCACTGGTCGCTGTGACTGTGCTGGGCCTGGTTCTGCTGGCTGGCCTGCTGAGCACATTCCCAGTGCCCCTGAATTGA